A genomic window from Lotus japonicus ecotype B-129 chromosome 1, LjGifu_v1.2 includes:
- the LOC130732233 gene encoding protein SMALL AUXIN UP-REGULATED RNA 51-like yields the protein MALRKPSRLPQTALIKQILKRCSSLGKKQGYDDVPKGHFVVYVGENRSRYIVPISFLSRPEFQTLLHQAEEEYGFDHDKGLTIPCEEEVFESLTSMLR from the coding sequence ATGGCTTTAAGGAAACCAAGTAGGCTTCCTCAAACAGCACTCATCAAGCAAATCCTCAAGAGGTGCTCAAGTCTAGGGAAGAAACAAGGCTATGATGATGTCCCTAAAGGTCACTTTGTTGTGTATGTTGGAGAAAACAGGAGCAGGTACATTGTTCCAATTTCTTTCCTAAGCCGCCCTGAGTTCCAAACACTTCTCCATCAGGCAGAGGAAGAATATGGGTTTGATCATGACAAGGGTCTCACAATTCCATGTGAAGAAGAAGTTTTTGAGTCTCTCACATCCATGCTCAGATGA